A genomic stretch from Streptomyces venezuelae ATCC 10712 includes:
- a CDS encoding ADP-ribosylglycohydrolase family protein gives MTADSSFDRRFDRALASLRGLSVGDALGSQFFVPANYPLLKRRELPAGPWQWTDDTEMACSVLAVLARHERIDQDALAMSFAQHHDFDRGYGPAVNRMLRLIREGGDWRELAAGLFQGQGSWGNGAAMRIAPLGAWYAEDPEQATHQAEISAYTTHQHREAVVGTMAVAAAAALAADPAGPPTPEALLDGVIALVPRSAVGAGLRRARDMLDYGDPGTVAAVLGSGRRTSAHDTVPFALWSAARRLGDFEQVFWTTAQVGGDVDTTCAIAGGVVAAAAGGAPPAEWLRQTEELPGWVPVPAA, from the coding sequence ATGACCGCTGACTCCTCATTCGACCGGCGCTTCGACCGCGCCCTGGCCAGCCTGCGCGGGCTGTCCGTGGGAGACGCCCTGGGCTCCCAGTTCTTCGTACCCGCCAACTACCCCCTGCTGAAGCGGCGCGAGCTGCCCGCCGGCCCCTGGCAGTGGACCGACGACACCGAGATGGCCTGCTCCGTCCTGGCCGTCCTCGCCCGCCACGAACGGATCGACCAGGACGCCCTGGCCATGTCCTTCGCCCAGCACCACGACTTCGACCGGGGTTACGGCCCCGCGGTCAACCGCATGCTCCGGCTCATCCGGGAGGGCGGTGACTGGCGGGAACTCGCCGCCGGCCTCTTCCAGGGACAGGGTTCCTGGGGCAACGGCGCCGCGATGCGGATCGCGCCGCTCGGCGCCTGGTACGCGGAGGACCCCGAGCAGGCCACCCACCAGGCCGAGATCTCGGCGTACACGACCCACCAGCACCGGGAAGCCGTGGTCGGCACCATGGCCGTCGCGGCGGCGGCCGCGCTGGCCGCCGACCCGGCGGGGCCGCCCACGCCCGAGGCGCTGCTCGACGGGGTCATCGCCCTCGTACCGCGCAGCGCGGTCGGGGCGGGGCTGCGCCGGGCCCGCGACATGCTCGACTACGGCGACCCCGGCACGGTCGCCGCGGTGCTCGGCAGCGGCCGGCGGACGAGCGCGCACGACACCGTTCCGTTCGCCCTCTGGTCGGCGGCGCGGCGCCTCGGCGACTTCGAGCAGGTGTTCTGGACGACCGCGCAGGTCGGCGGCGACGTCGACACGACCTGCGCCATCGCCGGGGGCGTGGTGGCCGCCGCGGCGGGCGGTGCGCCGCCGGCCGAATGGCTGCGGCAGACCGAGGAGCTTCCGGGCTGGGTCCCGGTACCGGCGGCCTGA
- a CDS encoding arylamine N-acetyltransferase family protein encodes MTALHRAHIRAVPFENVDVLLGRPVPLDLKSLQVKLVERRRGGYCYEQNSLFAAVLERIGFAVAGRGARNRSRGTALPPVTHALLVVTIDGEQWLADVGFGWQGPLEPVPLRDGARVEQSGWTFGIATEDEGIQVLRFLRPQGWTDLYAFSPQTIYPGDFAVMNHYSSSHPQSRFLGQVVAQRPGTQVRRALVRERLSTLRTDGQSEERIVPAAELIETLRAEFGIELDEEERAGLGRMHPVGA; translated from the coding sequence TTGACGGCCCTTCACCGGGCGCACATCCGGGCCGTGCCCTTCGAGAACGTCGACGTCCTCCTCGGCAGACCGGTGCCGCTGGACCTCAAGAGCCTTCAGGTCAAGCTGGTGGAGCGGCGCAGGGGAGGCTACTGCTACGAGCAGAACTCCCTGTTCGCCGCGGTCCTCGAACGGATCGGCTTCGCCGTCGCCGGGCGCGGAGCCCGTAACCGGTCACGGGGGACCGCGCTGCCCCCCGTCACCCACGCCCTGCTCGTCGTCACGATCGACGGCGAACAATGGCTCGCCGACGTCGGTTTCGGCTGGCAGGGACCTCTGGAGCCGGTGCCCCTGCGGGACGGCGCCCGCGTCGAGCAGAGCGGCTGGACCTTCGGGATAGCCACCGAGGACGAGGGCATCCAGGTGCTGCGCTTCCTGCGGCCCCAGGGCTGGACCGACCTGTACGCCTTCTCCCCGCAGACGATCTACCCCGGCGACTTCGCCGTCATGAACCACTACAGCTCAAGCCATCCGCAGTCGCGCTTCCTCGGCCAGGTGGTCGCCCAGCGACCCGGGACCCAGGTGCGCAGAGCCCTGGTGCGCGAGCGGCTCTCGACGCTGCGGACGGACGGCCAGAGCGAGGAACGGATCGTGCCCGCGGCAGAGTTGATCGAAACACTGCGGGCCGAATTCGGCATCGAACTGGACGAAGAGGAGCGCGCGGGCCTCGGACGAATGCACCCGGTGGGGGCCTGA
- the nrdR gene encoding transcriptional regulator NrdR, whose product MHCPFCRHPDSRVVDSRTTDDGTSIRRRRQCPDCSRRFTTVETCSLMVVKRSGVTEPFSRTKVISGVRKACQGRPVTEDALAKLGQRVEEAVRATGSAELTTHDVGLAILGPLQELDVVAYLRFASVYKAFDSLEDFEAAIVELRVRPPAENRGTGATPEVPVPATAAD is encoded by the coding sequence ATGCACTGCCCCTTCTGCAGGCACCCGGACAGCCGAGTCGTCGACAGTCGCACCACCGACGACGGGACGTCGATCCGGCGTCGTCGCCAGTGCCCCGACTGCTCCCGTCGTTTCACGACGGTGGAGACGTGCTCGCTCATGGTGGTGAAGCGGTCCGGTGTCACCGAGCCCTTCAGCCGTACCAAGGTCATCTCCGGGGTGCGCAAGGCGTGCCAGGGGCGACCGGTCACCGAGGACGCCCTCGCCAAACTCGGCCAGCGGGTCGAGGAGGCGGTGCGCGCCACCGGCAGCGCCGAGCTGACCACCCACGACGTGGGCCTGGCCATCCTCGGCCCGTTGCAGGAGCTCGACGTCGTCGCGTACCTGCGCTTCGCGTCCGTGTACAAGGCTTTCGACAGCCTCGAAGACTTCGAGGCCGCCATCGTGGAACTCCGCGTGCGGCCTCCCGCTGAGAACCGCGGGACCGGTGCGACCCCCGAGGTCCCCGTTCCCGCCACCGCCGCCGACTGA
- the lexA gene encoding transcriptional repressor LexA: MTTTADSATITAQDRSQGRLEPVHAMNDASMNGEEPGRPARALPGRPPGIRADSSGLTDRQRRVIEVIRDSVQRRGYPPSMREIGQAVGLSSTSSVAHQLMALERKGFLRRDPHRPRAYEVRGSDQPSTQPTDTTGKPAASYVPLVGRIAAGGPILAEESVEDVFPLPRQLVGDGELFVLKVVGDSMIEAAICDGDWVTVRRQPVAENGDIVAAMLDGEATVKRFKREDGHVWLLPHNAAYQPIPGDEATILGKVVAVLRRV; encoded by the coding sequence GTGACCACCACCGCAGACAGTGCCACCATCACCGCCCAGGACCGCTCCCAGGGCCGACTCGAGCCGGTGCACGCCATGAATGACGCAAGCATGAACGGCGAGGAGCCCGGGCGGCCCGCCCGCGCCCTCCCCGGGCGACCTCCAGGCATCCGAGCCGACAGCTCCGGTCTCACCGACCGGCAGCGCAGGGTCATCGAAGTCATCCGCGACTCGGTCCAGCGCCGCGGCTACCCGCCGTCGATGCGTGAGATCGGGCAGGCGGTCGGCCTCTCCAGCACGTCGTCCGTGGCGCACCAGCTCATGGCGCTCGAGCGCAAGGGCTTCCTCCGCCGCGACCCGCACCGGCCCCGCGCCTACGAGGTACGCGGCTCCGACCAGCCGAGCACCCAGCCGACGGACACCACGGGCAAGCCCGCAGCGTCGTACGTCCCGCTGGTCGGCCGGATCGCGGCCGGTGGCCCGATCCTCGCCGAGGAGTCCGTCGAGGACGTCTTCCCCCTCCCCCGGCAGCTGGTGGGTGACGGCGAGCTCTTCGTCCTCAAGGTCGTCGGCGACTCGATGATCGAGGCCGCCATCTGTGACGGCGACTGGGTCACCGTCCGCCGCCAGCCCGTCGCGGAGAACGGCGACATCGTCGCCGCCATGCTCGACGGCGAGGCCACGGTCAAGCGCTTCAAGCGCGAGGACGGTCACGTCTGGCTGCTCCCGCACAACGCGGCGTACCAGCCGATCCCCGGCGACGAGGCCACCATCCTCGGCAAGGTCGTCGCGGTACTGCGGCGGGTGTGA
- a CDS encoding YdbC family protein produces MLVKWIRCTVMDRRGFERGQRKWAGLLGEPGFRGQGGGWSRARPDVAHIFAFWESRAFYDSFMARSHDRLAASQAGTFKDIQTKLFDHRFDVKTGFEPRFTDADVARVAHCRVHEDRAEHFALMQEKVWNPAMAGSPGMLRGLFGEAPGSEFLVLSLWQSAAEHGKYRVERIERLGLRARTAADVAALTGDVVQLEPAWTV; encoded by the coding sequence GTGCTGGTCAAGTGGATTCGCTGCACCGTGATGGACCGCCGAGGGTTCGAACGGGGACAGCGGAAATGGGCGGGGCTGCTCGGTGAGCCGGGATTCCGGGGCCAGGGCGGCGGGTGGAGCCGGGCTCGGCCGGACGTCGCCCACATCTTCGCGTTCTGGGAGAGCCGGGCCTTCTACGACTCGTTCATGGCGCGCTCGCACGATCGGCTGGCGGCCTCCCAGGCGGGCACCTTCAAGGACATCCAGACCAAGCTGTTCGACCACCGCTTCGACGTGAAGACCGGGTTCGAGCCGCGGTTCACCGACGCCGACGTGGCCCGGGTGGCGCACTGCCGTGTGCACGAGGACCGCGCCGAGCACTTCGCGCTCATGCAGGAGAAGGTGTGGAACCCGGCGATGGCCGGTTCCCCCGGCATGCTCCGGGGCCTCTTCGGGGAGGCACCGGGCAGCGAGTTCCTGGTGCTGTCCCTGTGGCAGTCCGCGGCGGAGCACGGGAAGTACCGCGTCGAGCGGATCGAGCGGCTCGGGCTCCGGGCCAGGACCGCGGCCGACGTGGCGGCCCTGACCGGCGACGTGGTGCAGCTCGAACCGGCCTGGACGGTCTGA
- a CDS encoding MFS transporter, which translates to MTTSPVDTQTKGGPARAGGRPGIALTVIAACQLMVVLDATIVNIALPHIQDALSFSTTDLSWVLSAYTLTFGGLLLLGGRTGDILGRRRVFMAGILLFTFASLLGGFAQEPWHLLAARALQGVGGAIASPTSLALITTTFPEGPERNRAFGVFAAVSAGGGAIGLLAGGMLTEWLDWRWVLFVNVPIGLLIAFLTPRYIAESERHPGRFDIAGATTSTLGMAALVYGFIRASEEGWKDALTIGSFVSAVILLVAFAVVESRAKEPITPLRMFADRNRSGTYVIMLSLAAAMFGMFFFIVLWVQDVLGYSPIQSGLAFLPVTFAIGAGAGLAQRFLPVLGPKPFMVAGSAITGAGLFWLTFIDSGSTYASGVLGPMILFGFGMGLNFVTLTLTAVSGVAQHEAGAASGLLNATQQVGGSLGLSILVTVFGTASREEGDKQLPNFLANSTPEQQAEVMKTKQLPAPWGHEVLTAGISSAFTAAVAMVLIALVTAVLVIRVRKSDLEALSGRAEAAGPMA; encoded by the coding sequence GTGACAACATCTCCGGTGGACACACAGACCAAGGGCGGACCCGCACGCGCCGGAGGCCGGCCGGGCATCGCCCTGACCGTCATCGCCGCCTGCCAGCTGATGGTCGTTCTCGACGCCACCATCGTGAACATCGCGCTGCCGCACATCCAGGACGCGCTCTCCTTCTCGACGACCGATCTGTCGTGGGTGCTCAGCGCCTACACGCTCACCTTCGGCGGCCTGCTGCTCCTCGGCGGCCGCACGGGGGACATCCTGGGCCGCCGCCGGGTGTTCATGGCCGGCATCCTGCTCTTCACCTTCGCCTCGCTGCTCGGCGGATTCGCCCAGGAGCCCTGGCACCTGCTCGCCGCGCGGGCCCTGCAGGGTGTGGGCGGCGCCATCGCCTCACCCACCTCGCTGGCCCTGATCACCACGACGTTCCCCGAAGGACCGGAACGCAACCGGGCGTTCGGCGTGTTCGCCGCCGTCTCCGCCGGTGGTGGCGCGATCGGGCTCCTCGCCGGCGGCATGCTCACGGAGTGGCTGGACTGGCGCTGGGTCCTCTTCGTCAACGTACCGATCGGCCTGCTGATCGCGTTCCTCACCCCGCGGTACATCGCGGAGTCCGAGCGCCACCCCGGCCGGTTCGACATCGCCGGAGCCACGACCTCCACCCTCGGCATGGCCGCGCTGGTCTACGGCTTCATCCGGGCCTCCGAGGAGGGCTGGAAGGACGCGCTGACCATCGGATCCTTCGTGTCGGCGGTGATCCTCCTCGTGGCCTTCGCGGTCGTGGAATCGCGTGCCAAGGAACCGATCACGCCGCTCCGGATGTTCGCGGACCGCAACCGTTCGGGCACGTACGTGATCATGCTCAGCCTGGCCGCCGCCATGTTCGGCATGTTCTTCTTCATCGTGCTGTGGGTCCAGGACGTCCTGGGATACAGCCCGATCCAGTCCGGGCTCGCCTTCCTGCCCGTGACCTTCGCGATCGGCGCCGGCGCGGGCCTCGCGCAGCGTTTCCTGCCGGTCCTCGGGCCCAAGCCGTTCATGGTCGCCGGTTCGGCGATCACGGGTGCGGGCCTCTTCTGGCTGACGTTCATCGACTCGGGCAGCACCTATGCGAGCGGTGTGCTCGGTCCGATGATCCTGTTCGGCTTCGGCATGGGCCTCAACTTCGTGACGCTCACGCTCACGGCCGTCTCCGGGGTGGCCCAGCACGAGGCGGGCGCCGCGTCCGGCCTGCTCAACGCCACGCAGCAGGTCGGCGGCTCGCTCGGCCTCTCCATCCTGGTCACGGTCTTCGGCACGGCCAGCCGTGAGGAGGGCGACAAGCAGCTTCCGAACTTCCTGGCGAACTCGACGCCCGAGCAGCAGGCCGAGGTCATGAAGACGAAGCAGCTGCCCGCGCCCTGGGGCCACGAGGTGCTGACCGCGGGCATCTCCTCGGCCTTCACGGCGGCGGTCGCGATGGTGCTGATCGCCCTGGTCACGGCCGTCCTGGTGATCCGCGTCCGCAAGAGCGACCTGGAAGCGCTCAGCGGCCGCGCCGAGGCGGCCGGTCCGATGGCCTGA
- a CDS encoding vitamin B12-dependent ribonucleotide reductase, protein MTETASGPARGSRSKGAKAAGKGMRIERIHTTPGVHPYDEVAWERRDVVMTNWRDGSINFEQRGVEFPDFWSVNAVNIVTSKYFRGAVGTPQRETGLKQLIDRIVKTYTKAGEEYGYFASPADAEIFEHELAYALLHQIFSFNSPVWFNVGTPQPQQVSACFILSVDDSMESILDWYKEEGMIFKGGSGAGLNLSRIRSSKELLSSGGNASGPVSFMRGADASAGTIKSGGATRRAAKMVILDVDHPDIEDFIQTKVKEEEKIRALRDAGFDMDLGGDDITSVQYQNANNSVRVNDTFMKAVESGGTFGLTSRMTGEVIEEVDAKSLFRKMAEAAWACADPGIQYDDTINHWHTCPESGRINGSNPCSEYMHLDNTSCNLASLNLMKFLKDDGKGNQSFEVERFAKVVELVITAMDISICFADFPTQKIGENTRAYRQLGIGYANLGALLMATGHAYDSDGGRALAGAITSLMTGTSYKRSAELAAVVGAYDGYARNAAPHQRVMQQHADENTKAVRMDDLDSPIWAAATEAWQDVIRLGAKHGFRNAQASVIAPTGTIGLAMSCDTTGLEPDLALVKFKKLVGGGSMQIVNGTVPQALRRLGYQEEQIEAIVAHIAEHGNVIDAPGLKTEHYEVFDCAMGERSISAMGHVRMMAAIQPWISGALSKTVNLPETATVEDVEEVYFEAWKMGVKALAIYRDNCKVGQPLSAKKKEDEKAEVTAKSEATIREAVEKVVEYRPVRKRLPKGRPGITTSFTVGGAEGYMTANSYPDDGLGEVFLKMSKQGSTLAGMMDAFSIAVSVGLQYGVPLETYVSKFTNMRFEPAGMTDDPDVRMAQSIVDYIFRRLALDFLPFETRSALGIHSAEERQRHLDTGSYEQSDEDEVHIETLAQSAPRAQELKAVAAPAPVTEIPAPKQAHTSAELVEMQLGISADAPLCFSCGTKMQRAGSCYICEGCGSTSGCS, encoded by the coding sequence ATGACAGAGACGGCGAGCGGTCCGGCACGTGGTTCTCGTTCCAAGGGAGCGAAGGCCGCGGGCAAGGGCATGCGTATCGAGCGCATCCACACCACCCCTGGCGTGCATCCGTACGACGAGGTGGCCTGGGAGCGCCGTGACGTCGTCATGACCAATTGGCGCGACGGCTCGATCAACTTCGAGCAGCGTGGCGTCGAGTTCCCCGACTTCTGGTCGGTGAACGCGGTCAACATCGTCACCAGCAAGTACTTCCGCGGGGCCGTCGGCACCCCGCAGCGCGAGACCGGTCTCAAGCAGCTCATCGACCGGATCGTGAAGACGTACACGAAGGCCGGCGAGGAGTACGGTTACTTCGCCTCGCCCGCCGACGCCGAGATCTTCGAGCACGAGCTGGCCTACGCCCTCCTGCACCAGATCTTCAGCTTCAACTCGCCGGTCTGGTTCAACGTCGGCACGCCGCAGCCCCAGCAGGTCTCCGCCTGCTTCATCCTGTCCGTCGACGACTCCATGGAGTCGATCCTCGACTGGTACAAGGAAGAGGGCATGATCTTCAAGGGCGGCTCCGGCGCCGGCCTGAACCTCTCCCGTATTCGCTCCTCCAAGGAGCTGCTCTCCTCCGGCGGCAACGCCTCCGGCCCGGTCTCCTTCATGCGCGGCGCCGACGCCTCCGCCGGCACGATCAAGTCGGGCGGCGCGACCCGTCGCGCGGCCAAGATGGTCATCCTCGACGTCGACCACCCCGACATCGAGGACTTCATCCAGACCAAGGTCAAGGAGGAGGAGAAGATCCGCGCCCTCCGTGACGCGGGCTTCGACATGGACCTGGGCGGCGACGACATCACGTCCGTCCAGTACCAGAACGCCAACAACTCCGTCCGCGTGAACGACACGTTCATGAAGGCCGTCGAGTCCGGTGGCACGTTCGGCCTCACCTCGCGCATGACCGGCGAGGTCATCGAGGAGGTCGACGCCAAGTCGCTCTTCCGTAAGATGGCCGAGGCCGCGTGGGCCTGCGCCGACCCGGGCATCCAGTACGACGACACGATCAACCACTGGCACACCTGCCCCGAGTCCGGCCGCATCAACGGCTCGAACCCGTGCAGCGAGTACATGCACCTGGACAACACGTCCTGCAACCTCGCCTCGCTGAACCTCATGAAGTTCCTCAAGGACGACGGCAAGGGCAACCAGTCCTTCGAGGTCGAGCGCTTCGCCAAGGTCGTCGAGCTCGTCATCACCGCGATGGACATCTCCATCTGCTTCGCCGACTTCCCCACCCAGAAGATCGGCGAGAACACCCGCGCCTACCGCCAGCTCGGCATCGGCTACGCCAACCTCGGCGCCCTGCTGATGGCGACCGGCCACGCGTACGACTCGGACGGCGGCCGCGCCCTCGCCGGTGCCATCACCTCCCTGATGACCGGCACCTCGTACAAGCGTTCCGCCGAGCTCGCCGCGGTCGTCGGCGCGTACGACGGCTACGCCCGCAACGCCGCGCCGCACCAGCGCGTCATGCAGCAGCACGCCGACGAGAACACCAAGGCCGTCCGCATGGACGACCTGGACTCGCCGATCTGGGCCGCCGCCACGGAGGCCTGGCAGGACGTGATCCGCCTCGGCGCCAAGCACGGCTTCCGCAACGCCCAGGCCTCGGTCATCGCCCCCACCGGCACCATCGGTCTCGCGATGTCCTGCGACACCACCGGCCTCGAGCCCGACCTCGCCCTGGTCAAGTTCAAGAAGCTCGTCGGCGGCGGCTCGATGCAGATCGTCAACGGCACCGTCCCGCAGGCCCTGCGCCGCCTGGGCTACCAGGAGGAGCAGATCGAGGCGATCGTCGCCCACATCGCCGAGCACGGCAATGTGATCGACGCCCCCGGCCTGAAGACCGAGCACTACGAGGTCTTCGACTGCGCCATGGGCGAGCGCTCCATCTCCGCGATGGGCCACGTCCGCATGATGGCCGCCATCCAGCCGTGGATCTCCGGCGCCCTCTCCAAGACCGTGAACCTGCCGGAGACGGCCACGGTCGAGGACGTCGAGGAGGTCTACTTCGAGGCCTGGAAGATGGGCGTCAAGGCGCTCGCGATCTACCGCGACAACTGCAAGGTCGGCCAGCCGCTCTCCGCCAAGAAGAAGGAGGACGAGAAGGCCGAGGTCACCGCGAAGTCCGAGGCGACGATCCGCGAGGCCGTCGAGAAGGTCGTCGAGTACCGCCCGGTCCGCAAGCGTCTGCCCAAGGGCCGTCCGGGGATCACCACCTCCTTCACCGTCGGTGGCGCCGAGGGCTACATGACCGCCAACTCCTACCCGGACGACGGTCTCGGCGAGGTCTTCCTCAAGATGTCCAAGCAGGGCTCGACCCTCGCCGGAATGATGGACGCCTTCTCCATCGCGGTCTCCGTCGGCCTGCAGTACGGCGTCCCGCTCGAGACGTACGTCTCGAAGTTCACCAACATGCGCTTCGAGCCGGCCGGCATGACGGACGACCCGGACGTGCGGATGGCGCAGTCGATCGTCGACTACATCTTCCGCCGCCTGGCGCTGGACTTCCTGCCCTTCGAGACCCGCTCCGCCCTCGGCATCCACTCCGCCGAGGAGCGCCAGCGTCACCTCGACACCGGCTCGTACGAGCAGTCCGACGAGGACGAGGTCCACATCGAGACCCTCGCCCAGTCGGCGCCCCGCGCCCAGGAACTGAAGGCCGTCGCGGCCCCGGCCCCGGTCACCGAGATCCCGGCGCCGAAGCAGGCGCACACCTCGGCCGAACTCGTCGAGATGCAGCTCGGCATCAGCGCCGACGCCCCGCTCTGCTTCTCCTGCGGTACGAAGATGCAGCGCGCCGGCTCCTGCTACATCTGCGAGGGCTGCGGCTCGACCAGCGGCTGCAGCTGA
- a CDS encoding histidine phosphatase family protein, which translates to MARPRRIVLVRHGESEGNVDDTVYEREPDHALRLTETGWAQAERTGDRLRELFGDEAVSVYVSPYRRTHETLRAFRLPPEQVRVREEPRLREQDWGNWQEREDVRLQKAYRDAYGHFFYRFAQGESGADVYDRVGAFLESLYRSFEAPDHPPNVLIVTHGLTMRLFCMRWFHWTVADFESLSNPGNAETRTLLLDEDGRYRLDRPFERWRTPEPYGPTG; encoded by the coding sequence ATGGCACGACCGCGGCGCATCGTCCTCGTACGGCACGGAGAGTCCGAGGGCAATGTCGATGACACGGTGTACGAACGGGAGCCCGACCACGCGCTGCGCCTCACCGAGACCGGATGGGCGCAGGCGGAGCGGACGGGGGACCGGCTGCGGGAGCTCTTCGGGGACGAGGCCGTCAGCGTCTACGTCTCGCCGTACCGACGCACCCACGAGACCCTCCGGGCCTTCCGCCTGCCGCCGGAGCAGGTCCGGGTGCGGGAGGAACCGCGGCTGCGGGAGCAGGACTGGGGGAACTGGCAGGAGCGCGAGGACGTACGCCTGCAGAAGGCCTACCGGGACGCGTACGGGCACTTCTTCTACCGCTTCGCGCAGGGAGAGTCGGGCGCGGACGTGTACGACCGGGTCGGGGCGTTCCTGGAGAGCCTGTACCGCAGTTTCGAGGCGCCCGACCATCCGCCGAACGTCCTGATCGTCACCCACGGACTGACCATGCGCCTGTTCTGCATGCGCTGGTTCCACTGGACGGTCGCGGACTTCGAGTCGCTGTCGAATCCGGGCAACGCGGAGACCCGCACGCTGCTGCTGGACGAAGACGGGCGATACCGTCTGGACAGGCCGTTCGAACGCTGGCGTACCCCGGAACCGTACGGCCCTACCGGATAG
- a CDS encoding TerD family protein: MSGLNSGLNKGLGRVEVTLRWDPAPIGAPAHDLDIVAGVFTADEPYGAPVQLVHFGSRSPDGTITLHRDSRTGQGFGYDEAMTLELDRLAPRYARVVVGVAIQQGGGRLAFGDIANTGIRVREGYTDLLVHDFADVPDALAATVVEFTRDGAEGWAYRPISHGYDADPQTFATLLGSARP, translated from the coding sequence ATGAGTGGACTCAACAGCGGACTCAACAAAGGGCTGGGCCGGGTTGAGGTCACGCTCAGGTGGGACCCCGCCCCGATCGGAGCGCCGGCCCATGACCTGGACATCGTCGCCGGTGTCTTCACGGCGGACGAGCCGTACGGAGCGCCGGTCCAGCTCGTCCACTTCGGCAGCCGCTCCCCCGACGGCACGATCACGCTGCACCGGGACAGCCGTACGGGGCAGGGATTCGGCTACGACGAGGCGATGACCCTGGAGCTCGACCGGCTGGCACCGCGGTACGCGCGCGTGGTGGTGGGTGTCGCCATACAGCAGGGCGGCGGGCGGCTGGCCTTCGGGGACATAGCGAACACGGGCATACGGGTCCGCGAGGGCTACACGGACCTGCTGGTCCACGACTTCGCGGACGTGCCGGACGCCCTGGCGGCGACGGTCGTGGAGTTCACCCGCGACGGCGCCGAGGGCTGGGCGTACCGCCCGATCAGCCACGGCTACGACGCCGACCCCCAGACCTTCGCCACCCTGCTGGGCTCCGCCCGCCCCTGA